From a single Hominilimicola fabiformis genomic region:
- the priA gene encoding primosomal protein N', with protein sequence MIAKIIVDNKSKQVDKPFDYLVPKELEDKIKIGSRVLVPFSSGNREIEGFCVGTADTSDSKRLKSIIRTANDSIGFDEDMLELIEWMHKKYLASYLDIIHTIVPSGTALKTKEWIILENKSEEKSEIRRRITEILTDNGGSMEFKELKEMCGVDIQNQVRAMIKEGTLKKEYRQSVDIKDKKIKCVKLICDRETALESAENLRRKAPVQAKMLEVLSENEYVSLADLQKFTNGSHSTVKALEKKNLVNVFDMTVERDPYWNRVFEKTEKMVPTPEQEYAIDEITNSVKSGDGGIYLLHGVTGSGKTEVFMQTIENVINMGKSAIMLVPEISLTPQMVSRFMSRFGGRVAIFHSGLSAGERYDQWKKIRDGEADIVIGARSAIFTPLKNIGVIIMDEEHSDTYKSDMSPRYHARETAIFRASQFGAAVVLASATPSVESYYKAQTGEYKLLEMNTRYNKNKMPEISVIDMRSELEKGNKSMLSGKLYNEIEENLKRGEQTILFLNRRGFSTFVSCRSCGYVPHCPNCNISLTYHKFEDKLKCHYCGYERPNYKLCPKCGSNYIRYFGGGTQKVEDELNRLFPNATTVRMDMDTTGKKQSHEKILQKFEKDKIDILIGTQMVAKGLDFENVTLVGVITADTMLNINDYRSCERTFAMLEQVSGRAGRGSKEGRAVIQTYTPEHEAVSLVKSHNYRTFYDKEIAKRKLMWYPPFCKIVSVHFQGNVENIVAKTAKYFLNTAEKTQNISQKIQILGPVPSYISKIKNKYRWQIIFKCEDDDNLGEILSQAEMTCRKNKEFSDVAIIIDKSPGMIN encoded by the coding sequence ATGATAGCAAAAATTATTGTGGATAATAAGTCAAAGCAAGTTGATAAACCTTTTGATTATCTTGTCCCGAAAGAACTTGAAGACAAAATTAAAATAGGCAGCAGAGTGCTTGTTCCGTTTTCTTCCGGTAACAGAGAAATTGAGGGATTTTGTGTCGGCACTGCGGATACAAGTGACAGTAAACGTCTTAAATCCATAATAAGAACGGCAAATGATTCGATAGGCTTTGACGAAGATATGCTTGAACTTATCGAGTGGATGCATAAAAAATATCTTGCATCATACCTTGATATAATTCATACGATTGTTCCTTCAGGTACGGCACTTAAAACGAAAGAATGGATTATTCTTGAAAATAAAAGTGAGGAAAAGTCGGAGATACGCCGACGTATTACGGAAATACTTACCGATAACGGCGGGAGTATGGAATTTAAAGAACTTAAAGAAATGTGCGGAGTTGATATACAAAATCAAGTCCGTGCAATGATTAAAGAGGGTACTTTAAAAAAGGAATACAGACAATCGGTTGATATTAAGGATAAAAAAATTAAATGTGTAAAGCTTATATGTGACAGAGAAACAGCACTTGAAAGTGCCGAAAATTTACGCAGAAAAGCACCTGTTCAAGCAAAAATGCTTGAAGTGCTAAGCGAAAACGAGTATGTTTCTCTTGCCGATTTGCAGAAATTCACAAACGGCTCACACAGTACCGTAAAAGCGCTTGAAAAGAAAAATCTTGTCAATGTGTTTGATATGACGGTTGAACGTGATCCGTATTGGAACAGAGTTTTTGAGAAAACAGAAAAGATGGTTCCGACACCGGAACAGGAATACGCGATAGATGAAATCACAAATTCCGTAAAATCGGGTGACGGAGGAATATATCTTCTGCACGGTGTGACAGGCAGCGGTAAAACCGAAGTTTTTATGCAGACGATTGAAAATGTGATAAATATGGGTAAAAGTGCGATTATGCTTGTACCCGAAATATCGCTTACACCGCAGATGGTTTCAAGATTTATGTCGCGATTCGGCGGCAGAGTTGCTATTTTTCACAGCGGTTTGTCCGCCGGTGAAAGATATGACCAATGGAAGAAAATTCGTGACGGTGAGGCTGATATTGTAATCGGTGCAAGAAGTGCGATTTTTACACCGCTTAAAAATATCGGCGTTATAATAATGGATGAGGAACATTCCGATACTTATAAGTCGGATATGTCACCGAGATACCATGCACGCGAAACGGCAATATTCAGAGCAAGTCAGTTTGGTGCGGCGGTTGTCTTGGCGTCGGCAACGCCGTCTGTTGAAAGCTATTACAAAGCACAGACAGGCGAATATAAGTTGCTTGAAATGAATACAAGATACAATAAAAATAAAATGCCCGAAATATCGGTTATTGATATGCGCAGCGAGTTGGAAAAGGGCAATAAAAGTATGCTTTCGGGTAAATTGTATAACGAAATCGAAGAAAATTTAAAACGCGGTGAACAGACAATTTTGTTTCTTAACAGGCGTGGATTTTCTACATTTGTTTCGTGTCGCAGTTGCGGATATGTACCGCATTGTCCGAATTGCAACATATCGCTTACATATCATAAATTTGAGGATAAATTAAAGTGCCACTACTGCGGATATGAACGACCGAATTATAAGCTTTGTCCGAAATGCGGAAGTAATTATATACGTTATTTCGGCGGCGGTACGCAAAAGGTGGAGGACGAATTAAACCGTCTGTTCCCAAATGCGACAACTGTCAGAATGGATATGGATACAACGGGTAAAAAGCAGTCGCACGAGAAGATTTTGCAGAAGTTTGAAAAAGATAAAATCGATATTCTTATCGGTACGCAAATGGTGGCAAAAGGACTTGATTTTGAAAATGTAACGCTTGTCGGAGTTATAACGGCAGATACAATGCTCAATATTAACGATTACCGAAGCTGTGAGAGAACTTTTGCAATGCTTGAACAAGTTTCGGGACGTGCCGGCAGAGGAAGTAAAGAGGGCAGAGCCGTTATTCAGACGTATACGCCCGAACATGAGGCGGTGAGCCTTGTAAAAAGTCACAATTACAGAACTTTTTACGATAAGGAAATTGCAAAACGAAAGCTTATGTGGTATCCGCCGTTTTGTAAAATAGTGAGTGTGCATTTTCAAGGCAATGTTGAAAATATTGTTGCGAAAACGGCAAAATATTTTTTAAACACTGCCGAAAAAACACAGAATATATCACAGAAAATACAGATTTTAGGGCCTGTGCCGTCATATATTTCAAAAATAAAAAACAAATACAGATGGCAGATTATTTTTAAATGCGAAGATGACGATAACTTGGGTGAGATACTTTCACAAGCTGAAATGACATGCAGAAAAAACAAGGAATTTTCGGATGTGGCGATAATAATAGACAAATCACCCGGTATGATAAATTAG
- the def gene encoding peptide deformylase — translation MAIREIREKGDEILYKKCKAVVKFDEKLHILLDDMYETMQSRDGVGLAAPQVGILKRAVVIDVGDGKIELINPEIVEESGEQTGSEGCLSVPGVFGEVTRPNVVTVKAQDRDGKWFKITGKELLARAFCHEIEHLDGKLFLDRVIRFID, via the coding sequence ATGGCAATCAGAGAAATAAGGGAAAAAGGCGATGAAATCCTTTATAAGAAATGCAAAGCTGTAGTGAAGTTTGACGAAAAACTTCATATACTTCTTGACGATATGTATGAAACAATGCAAAGCCGTGACGGTGTCGGACTTGCAGCTCCGCAAGTGGGAATACTGAAACGTGCGGTTGTCATAGATGTCGGTGACGGTAAAATTGAACTTATAAACCCTGAAATAGTAGAAGAAAGCGGAGAACAGACCGGCAGCGAAGGCTGTCTTAGCGTACCCGGAGTGTTCGGCGAGGTTACAAGACCGAATGTCGTAACCGTAAAAGCACAGGACAGGGACGGCAAGTGGTTTAAAATCACAGGTAAGGAACTCTTGGCAAGAGCTTTTTGTCACGAAATTGAACACCTTGACGGTAAATTGTTCTTGGACAGAGTAATTAGATTTATTGACTAA
- the fmt gene encoding methionyl-tRNA formyltransferase has product MRILFMGTPDFAAASLKAMTDAGLDVVGVVSQPDRPKGRGHKLVPTDVKAAALEAGIENIYQPEKLRNGELQPVLDKLKPELIVVVAYGKILPDYIIDYPKYGCINVHASLLPKYRGAGPIQWAIINGEKVTGVTTMKMDSGLDTGDMLLKAETKIGEYETAEELFDRLAVIGGDLLLKTIDGLEKGSITPTPQNDKEHTYAPMISRETGVIDWSKSAREISKLICGMNSWPLACTKYKDGILKIVSARVCDENSDKEAGEILALEKGKGLKISCGEGTLYIVTAQFPNSKKMNVEDYARGHEIELGVVLGKE; this is encoded by the coding sequence ATGAGAATTTTATTTATGGGTACACCCGATTTTGCGGCGGCGAGCCTTAAAGCTATGACAGACGCAGGTCTTGATGTTGTGGGTGTTGTATCTCAGCCGGACAGACCGAAAGGCAGAGGACATAAACTTGTACCGACTGATGTTAAGGCGGCGGCACTTGAGGCAGGTATAGAAAATATATATCAGCCCGAAAAACTGAGAAACGGTGAACTTCAGCCTGTTCTTGACAAACTGAAACCGGAGCTTATTGTCGTTGTTGCATACGGCAAAATTTTGCCTGATTATATAATAGATTATCCGAAATACGGCTGTATTAATGTACACGCGTCACTTTTGCCGAAGTACAGAGGTGCGGGACCTATTCAGTGGGCGATTATAAACGGCGAAAAGGTTACCGGCGTTACAACGATGAAAATGGACAGCGGACTTGACACGGGTGATATGCTTTTAAAAGCGGAAACCAAAATCGGCGAATATGAAACGGCAGAAGAATTATTTGACCGTTTAGCCGTAATAGGCGGCGACTTGCTTTTAAAAACAATAGACGGACTTGAAAAAGGCAGTATAACACCTACTCCGCAAAATGATAAGGAGCATACATATGCGCCTATGATTTCAAGAGAAACGGGAGTTATAGATTGGAGCAAATCGGCTCGTGAAATTTCAAAACTGATATGTGGTATGAATTCGTGGCCGCTTGCTTGCACAAAATATAAAGACGGAATTTTAAAAATTGTTTCCGCAAGAGTTTGTGATGAAAATTCGGATAAAGAGGCGGGAGAGATACTTGCACTTGAAAAGGGAAAAGGACTTAAAATTTCTTGCGGTGAGGGAACATTGTACATTGTAACGGCACAGTTCCCAAACAGTAAAAAAATGAATGTTGAAGATTATGCAAGAGGACATGAAATTGAATTAGGAGTTGTACTCGGAAAGGAGTAA
- a CDS encoding zinc metallopeptidase, which translates to MFSYYFDPTYVLVIIAFLLTLFASMGVKSTFSKYNDVRSSRGITAASAARQILDANGLQNIRIEHVSGDLTDHYSPNENVIRLSDSTYNSTSVAAIGVAAHECGHAVQHQVGYVPIKIRNGIVPIVNVCNMLSMPIFIIGLILGLGRLAMVGAILFGAVLVFQLVTLPTEINASRRAMKTLESMYLLEGDELTGARKTLTAAAMTYVAAVASTALQFLRLVLLANRRRD; encoded by the coding sequence ATGTTCAGCTATTATTTTGACCCAACGTATGTACTTGTAATAATTGCATTTTTACTTACATTGTTTGCGTCAATGGGTGTTAAATCGACTTTCAGTAAATACAATGATGTAAGAAGTTCAAGAGGAATTACCGCGGCAAGTGCGGCAAGACAAATTCTTGATGCAAACGGACTTCAGAATATAAGAATTGAACACGTTTCGGGCGACCTTACAGACCACTACAGCCCGAATGAAAACGTCATAAGACTGTCGGATTCAACATATAATTCTACATCGGTAGCCGCAATAGGTGTTGCGGCACATGAATGCGGTCACGCGGTTCAGCATCAAGTAGGATACGTTCCGATAAAAATTCGTAACGGAATTGTGCCGATAGTAAATGTCTGCAACATGCTTTCAATGCCGATTTTCATAATCGGACTTATACTTGGACTTGGCAGACTGGCAATGGTCGGTGCGATACTTTTCGGTGCGGTGCTTGTATTTCAGCTTGTAACATTGCCGACTGAAATCAATGCGTCAAGACGTGCAATGAAAACTCTTGAAAGTATGTACTTACTTGAGGGTGATGAGCTTACAGGTGCAAGAAAAACACTTACGGCGGCGGCTATGACATATGTTGCGGCGGTTGCGTCAACGGCACTTCAATTTTTAAGACTTGTTTTATTGGCAAATCGTAGGAGAGATTAA